Proteins from a single region of Methanotorris igneus Kol 5:
- a CDS encoding NADH-quinone oxidoreductase subunit B family protein — MVKIATTWLCCCSGCHISLLDLHEELLNLLENVELVHCPVLMDVKEIPDEIDVALIEGGIRNEENLEIAKEMRKKAKIVIAFGTCATFGGVPGLGNLYSNDEILEKVYKTTLTTKNDNGIIPNEEVPPLTSRVKPLSEVIDVDYFIPGCPPNPEIIANIIKALLEGKEPELPKKNMCDECPRKKSDDGVAIETIKRKYEGNPDPEKCLLEQGYLCLGPATREGCGAACPSVGVPCSGCNGPTDAIVDQGAKMISALCSDFGIDKDREVDPTILPKSIKDKIGCFYKFTLPSALIPIRIKHSHD, encoded by the coding sequence ATGGTAAAAATAGCAACAACATGGCTATGCTGCTGTTCTGGGTGCCATATAAGTTTGTTAGATTTGCATGAAGAGCTTTTGAACTTGTTAGAAAATGTTGAGCTTGTTCATTGTCCAGTATTAATGGATGTTAAGGAAATTCCAGATGAGATTGATGTTGCTTTAATTGAAGGTGGAATAAGAAACGAAGAGAACTTAGAAATTGCCAAAGAAATGAGAAAAAAGGCAAAGATAGTTATTGCCTTTGGAACATGTGCCACATTTGGAGGAGTTCCAGGATTAGGCAACCTCTATTCAAATGATGAGATATTGGAGAAGGTTTACAAAACAACATTAACAACAAAGAACGATAACGGCATTATTCCAAACGAAGAAGTTCCTCCATTAACTTCAAGAGTTAAACCACTATCTGAGGTCATAGATGTCGATTACTTCATCCCAGGATGTCCACCAAACCCAGAAATAATAGCCAACATAATAAAAGCATTGTTAGAAGGAAAAGAACCAGAATTACCAAAGAAAAATATGTGTGATGAATGTCCAAGGAAAAAAAGCGATGATGGTGTTGCAATTGAAACAATAAAAAGAAAATATGAAGGAAATCCAGATCCAGAAAAATGTCTATTAGAGCAAGGTTATCTCTGCTTAGGTCCTGCAACAAGGGAAGGTTGTGGAGCAGCATGTCCAAGTGTGGGAGTTCCATGTAGCGGTTGTAATGGACCAACAGACGCTATTGTTGACCAAGGAGCTAAGATGATATCTGCTTTATGTTCCGACTTTGGAATTGATAAGGATAGAGAAGTAGACCCAACAATATTGCCAAAATCAATAAAAGACAAAATTGGCTGTTTCTACAAGTTCACCCTTCCAAGTGCCTTAATCCCTATTAGGATAAAACATAGTCATGATTAG
- a CDS encoding hydrogenase iron-sulfur subunit has translation MSEWEPKIIGFCCNWCTYGGADTAGVGRMQYPPSIRIIRVMCSGRIEPSLVLKAFREGADGVFVGGCHLGDCHYDSGNYKWQRRVMMLYDLLEELGIERERLRHEWISASEGEKFQQTMIEFYNTIKSLGPCKLKEKLNE, from the coding sequence ATGTCTGAATGGGAGCCAAAAATTATCGGATTTTGTTGCAACTGGTGCACCTATGGTGGAGCAGATACCGCAGGAGTAGGAAGGATGCAATATCCTCCAAGCATAAGGATAATTAGAGTTATGTGTTCCGGAAGAATTGAACCATCTCTTGTTTTGAAGGCGTTCAGGGAAGGTGCAGATGGTGTTTTTGTTGGGGGCTGTCACTTAGGGGATTGCCACTACGATTCTGGAAACTACAAATGGCAAAGAAGAGTCATGATGTTGTATGATTTGTTAGAAGAACTGGGCATTGAAAGAGAAAGGTTAAGGCACGAATGGATTTCCGCATCAGAAGGAGAAAAATTCCAACAAACGATGATTGAATTCTACAACACAATAAAATCTCTCGGACCTTGCAAATTAAAAGAAAAATTAAACGAATAA